In one window of Brassica rapa cultivar Chiifu-401-42 chromosome A07, CAAS_Brap_v3.01, whole genome shotgun sequence DNA:
- the LOC103832209 gene encoding beta-1,3-galactosyltransferase 7 isoform X2, whose translation MVKHKVSRRVISLRWVPFICISFFVLGAIFTSRSWEPSSDSGSQLISQRHRDHELQIVSDDCAHKKKATQEKDVIDQVLRTHQAVESLDKSVSSQEKETLSSSITEATTPKKKVFMVMGINTAFSSRKRRDSLRGTWMPQGEKLETLEKEKGIVIKFMIGHSATSNSILDRAIDSEDAQHKDFLRLEHVEGYHELSAKTKIFFSTAVARWDAEFYIKVDDDVHVNLGMLASTLARHRSKPRVYIGCMKSGPVLAQKTVKYHEPEYWKFGEEGNKYFRHATGQIYAVSKDLAKYISVNQPILHKYANEDVSLGSWFIGLEVEHIDDRNFCCGTPPDCRWKAEAGDVCVASFEWSCSGICKSVERMKIVHEVCSEGEDAVWNALL comes from the exons ATGGTGAAGCACAAAGTCTCAAGGAGAGTCATCTCTCTCAGATGGGTTCCGTTCATCTGCATCTCCTTCTTCGTCCTCGGAGCTATCTTCACCTCAAG GTCGTGGGAGCCGTCGTCTGATTCCGGTAGTCAGCTGATCTCACAGCGCCACCGTGACCATGAACTCCAGATTGTATCTGACGATTGTGCTCATAAGAAA AAAGCTACACAAGAAAAAGATGTAATTGACCAAGTTTTGAGAACTCACCAAGCAGTAGA GTCTTTAGATAAGTCAGTCTCCTCACAAGAGAAGGAAACACTTTCTTCCTCTATAACAGAAGCAACCACCCCAAAGAAGAAAGTGTTCATGGTTATGGGAATCAACACAGCATTCAGCAGTAGAAAACGGCGTGACTCCCTCAGAGGAACCTGGATGCCTCAAG GAGAGAAGCTAGAGACACTAGAGAAAGAGAAAGGAATCGTCATCAAGTTCATGATTGGACACAGTGCAACCTCAAACAGTATACTGGACAGAGCTATTGACTCAGAAGATGCTCAGCACAAAGACTTCCTTAGGCTGGAGCATGTCGAAGGATACCACGAGCTCTCagcaaaaaccaaaatattctTTTCCACAGCAGTAGCTAGATGGGATGCAGAGTTCTACATCAAAGTTGATGATGATGTCCACGTAAACCTCGGTATGCTTGCTTCAACACTCGCTCGTCACAGGTCAAAGCCGAGGGTCTACATCGGTTGTATGAAGTCAGGACCTGTTCTTGCTCAAAA GACAGTGAAGTACCATGAGCCTGAGTACTGGAAGTTTGGAGAAGAAGGTAACAAGTACTTTCGACACGCTACGGGACAGATCTATGCCGTCTCCAAGGATCTTGCCAAATACATATCAGTCAACCA GCCAATATTGCATAAGTATGCAAATGAAGATGTGTCATTGGGGTCATGGTTTATTGGACTTGAGGTTGAACATATTGATGACAGAAACTTCTGTTGTGGTACTCCTCCAG ATTGTAGATGGAAGGCAGAGGCGGGAGATGTGTGTGTGGCGTCGTTCGAGTGGAGCTGCAGTGGTATTTGCAAGTCGGTGGAGAGGATGAAGATTGTTCATGAAGTGTGTAGTGAAGGAGAAGATGCTGTTTGGAATGCACTTCTTtga
- the LOC103832209 gene encoding beta-1,3-galactosyltransferase 7 isoform X1, with the protein MVKHKVSRRVISLRWVPFICISFFVLGAIFTSRSWEPSSDSGSQLISQRHRDHELQIVSDDCAHKKKATQEKDVIDQVLRTHQAVDVDRSLDKSVSSQEKETLSSSITEATTPKKKVFMVMGINTAFSSRKRRDSLRGTWMPQGEKLETLEKEKGIVIKFMIGHSATSNSILDRAIDSEDAQHKDFLRLEHVEGYHELSAKTKIFFSTAVARWDAEFYIKVDDDVHVNLGMLASTLARHRSKPRVYIGCMKSGPVLAQKTVKYHEPEYWKFGEEGNKYFRHATGQIYAVSKDLAKYISVNQPILHKYANEDVSLGSWFIGLEVEHIDDRNFCCGTPPDCRWKAEAGDVCVASFEWSCSGICKSVERMKIVHEVCSEGEDAVWNALL; encoded by the exons ATGGTGAAGCACAAAGTCTCAAGGAGAGTCATCTCTCTCAGATGGGTTCCGTTCATCTGCATCTCCTTCTTCGTCCTCGGAGCTATCTTCACCTCAAG GTCGTGGGAGCCGTCGTCTGATTCCGGTAGTCAGCTGATCTCACAGCGCCACCGTGACCATGAACTCCAGATTGTATCTGACGATTGTGCTCATAAGAAA AAAGCTACACAAGAAAAAGATGTAATTGACCAAGTTTTGAGAACTCACCAAGCAGTAGA TGTTGACAGGTCTTTAGATAAGTCAGTCTCCTCACAAGAGAAGGAAACACTTTCTTCCTCTATAACAGAAGCAACCACCCCAAAGAAGAAAGTGTTCATGGTTATGGGAATCAACACAGCATTCAGCAGTAGAAAACGGCGTGACTCCCTCAGAGGAACCTGGATGCCTCAAG GAGAGAAGCTAGAGACACTAGAGAAAGAGAAAGGAATCGTCATCAAGTTCATGATTGGACACAGTGCAACCTCAAACAGTATACTGGACAGAGCTATTGACTCAGAAGATGCTCAGCACAAAGACTTCCTTAGGCTGGAGCATGTCGAAGGATACCACGAGCTCTCagcaaaaaccaaaatattctTTTCCACAGCAGTAGCTAGATGGGATGCAGAGTTCTACATCAAAGTTGATGATGATGTCCACGTAAACCTCGGTATGCTTGCTTCAACACTCGCTCGTCACAGGTCAAAGCCGAGGGTCTACATCGGTTGTATGAAGTCAGGACCTGTTCTTGCTCAAAA GACAGTGAAGTACCATGAGCCTGAGTACTGGAAGTTTGGAGAAGAAGGTAACAAGTACTTTCGACACGCTACGGGACAGATCTATGCCGTCTCCAAGGATCTTGCCAAATACATATCAGTCAACCA GCCAATATTGCATAAGTATGCAAATGAAGATGTGTCATTGGGGTCATGGTTTATTGGACTTGAGGTTGAACATATTGATGACAGAAACTTCTGTTGTGGTACTCCTCCAG ATTGTAGATGGAAGGCAGAGGCGGGAGATGTGTGTGTGGCGTCGTTCGAGTGGAGCTGCAGTGGTATTTGCAAGTCGGTGGAGAGGATGAAGATTGTTCATGAAGTGTGTAGTGAAGGAGAAGATGCTGTTTGGAATGCACTTCTTtga